A region of Solibacillus isronensis DNA encodes the following proteins:
- a CDS encoding flagellar protein FlgN, which yields MSIATIVVTLGKLEKMHKSLLELALAKTEYIKQGDMEKLDQLIKSEQAHVAAINTLEQQRQAMVTDYLRAKGIALTDTPSVADVIKAAENGESTKELVSVRERLIALLDQLKMQNDLNQKLVMNSLQFINITLDAMRPQQRTEQFNYSGAEVRGNAEVAKRSFNEFKA from the coding sequence ATGTCAATTGCCACAATTGTCGTCACGCTGGGGAAGCTAGAGAAAATGCATAAAAGTCTGCTGGAACTAGCGCTTGCGAAAACGGAATACATTAAGCAAGGTGATATGGAAAAGTTGGATCAGCTCATCAAAAGTGAGCAGGCACATGTAGCGGCAATTAACACACTTGAACAACAGCGTCAGGCGATGGTAACGGATTACCTCCGAGCAAAAGGAATTGCTCTCACTGACACACCGTCTGTTGCCGATGTGATAAAGGCCGCTGAAAACGGCGAATCCACAAAAGAACTGGTCAGTGTGCGCGAACGATTAATTGCGTTGCTTGATCAGTTGAAGATGCAAAATGATTTGAACCAGAAACTGGTGATGAACTCATTGCAGTTTATTAACATTACATTGGATGCCATGCGTCCGCAGCAACGTACCGAGCAGTTCAATTATTCCGGTGCGGAAGTCCGCGGAAATGCTGAAGTTGCAAAACGTTCGTTCAATGAATTTAAAGCCTAA
- a CDS encoding flagellin N-terminal helical domain-containing protein encodes MRINHNIAALNTHRQLGSANNAQGKSMEKLSSGLRINRAGDDAAGLAISEKMRGQIRGLDQASSNAQDGISMLQTAEGALNETHSILQRMRELAVQSSNGTLEDQDREAIQAEVDQLTKEIDRIAETTQFNQKKLLRGTPEGRAFAKVDSSAITYDNVNGNEWEGIVNASPNSKASIDIELSSAIGATDKTDAITALDGKTFTINNKTYELTFNDGTNDSVSSGNIAVNINDSWTDGSGTNDANAATNMNYVIDQLVNAITANDSTVVATKSTPAADSDTTDNGTGVTAGILTISSAENMAQPDADSITVEIGTTADSDAGISGIDLKNPTDSSSIGNSGSLVASTDGTSEEFGITFSSVPKAGDTIKIDDLTISFVDNGDVGFNYSGGGSTASIDVSNRSISEVLEQIESVLDDANTHHDSNPTEDALSALSSHSVVGNTLVLSTTKTDDGQSFGDSNTNGLDIQIMDGDFEANAGQSLKLDMQIGSNESEKMEVEFGVMDSASLRLAFNADRSTAIPTAGTNAIAGIDVSSSTTKAQGAITAIDKAIKAVSEERSKLGAYQNRLEHTINNLNTASENLTAAESRIRDVDYALVA; translated from the coding sequence ATGAGAATCAATCACAATATTGCGGCACTAAACACACATCGTCAGTTAGGTAGTGCGAATAATGCACAAGGCAAATCAATGGAAAAATTATCTTCTGGTCTTCGTATTAATCGGGCTGGAGATGATGCAGCAGGTCTTGCAATCTCTGAAAAAATGCGTGGGCAGATTCGTGGTTTAGACCAAGCTTCTAGCAACGCTCAGGATGGAATATCGATGTTGCAAACCGCTGAAGGAGCACTGAATGAAACCCACTCAATTTTACAAAGGATGAGAGAGCTAGCAGTACAAAGTTCAAATGGTACATTGGAAGACCAAGATAGAGAAGCGATTCAAGCGGAAGTCGATCAGTTGACCAAAGAAATTGACAGAATTGCTGAAACAACTCAATTTAATCAGAAAAAACTATTACGAGGTACTCCAGAAGGTAGAGCCTTTGCAAAGGTAGATAGTTCTGCAATTACCTATGATAATGTTAATGGGAATGAATGGGAAGGGATTGTTAATGCTAGCCCAAATTCAAAAGCATCAATTGATATAGAATTATCATCGGCAATAGGAGCAACTGATAAAACGGATGCAATAACAGCATTAGATGGTAAAACATTTACTATAAATAATAAAACATATGAGCTAACGTTTAATGATGGTACTAATGACTCTGTTTCTAGTGGTAATATTGCAGTTAACATAAATGATTCTTGGACCGATGGGTCAGGAACTAATGATGCAAATGCAGCTACAAATATGAACTATGTGATAGACCAATTAGTAAATGCTATAACAGCTAATGATTCGACTGTTGTTGCAACAAAATCAACACCAGCAGCAGACAGTGACACTACCGATAATGGTACAGGTGTTACTGCAGGTATTCTTACAATTTCTTCTGCTGAAAATATGGCACAACCAGACGCTGACAGTATAACTGTAGAAATTGGTACAACAGCTGATTCAGATGCAGGTATTTCGGGAATTGACTTGAAAAACCCTACAGATTCTAGCTCAATAGGAAATAGTGGTAGCTTAGTTGCTTCTACTGATGGAACTTCAGAAGAATTTGGAATAACTTTTAGTTCTGTTCCAAAAGCTGGTGATACAATTAAGATAGATGATTTAACAATCTCTTTTGTAGATAATGGGGATGTTGGTTTTAATTATAGTGGTGGAGGTTCAACTGCAAGTATTGATGTTTCCAACCGGAGTATCTCAGAGGTATTGGAACAAATTGAAAGTGTGTTAGATGATGCAAATACTCATCATGATAGTAATCCTACTGAAGACGCTCTAAGTGCTTTATCGTCTCATTCTGTTGTAGGAAATACTTTAGTCCTATCAACAACTAAAACTGATGACGGTCAATCATTTGGAGATTCAAATACAAATGGTCTAGATATTCAAATAATGGATGGAGACTTTGAAGCAAATGCCGGACAAAGTTTAAAACTTGATATGCAAATTGGTTCAAATGAATCTGAAAAAATGGAAGTGGAATTTGGAGTAATGGATTCAGCATCATTAAGATTAGCTTTTAATGCTGACCGCTCAACAGCGATTCCTACTGCAGGAACAAATGCAATTGCTGGAATAGATGTAAGTTCTTCTACTACTAAAGCTCAAGGTGCAATTACTGCAATTGATAAAGCTATTAAAGCAGTTTCAGAAGAACGTTCTAAACTTGGGGCATACCAAAATCGTTTAGAACATACAATCAATAACTTAAACACAGCTTCTGAAAACCTAACAGCTGCGGAATCTCGTATCCGTGACGTAGATTATGCTTTAGTGGCCTAG
- a CDS encoding DEAD/DEAH box helicase: protein MGRMCSCDELILWKVTETRKQKSQVQFAWTGNLTPHQQKAADELAQSISQNRNRLTHAVCGAGKTEILFAAIYDSLKAGKRVCVATPRTDVVLELYPRFQQVFQKITIHALYGGAENNTEFAQLVLATTHQLYRFEHAFDVMIVDEADAFPYTYDEALQRAVLKAKKTDAPIAFVTATPSNKLLLQQKTENWGYSFIARRFHGHPLPVPRFQTLWNYEKLLKKNKIPQKLKSWLEHRLQKNEPFLIFFPTIELMEQATPLFQKIESTIESVHSEDPDRKEKVLQLRNEQRKGLLTTTILERGITIKNVQVAVVGAENPVFTSSALIQISGRVGRNVKYPTGDIVFFHHGITMEMDRARNNILEMNRHE, encoded by the coding sequence ATGGGGAGAATGTGCAGCTGTGATGAATTGATTCTCTGGAAAGTCACGGAAACACGGAAACAGAAATCGCAAGTTCAGTTTGCATGGACCGGCAATCTCACCCCTCATCAGCAAAAAGCGGCGGATGAACTCGCGCAAAGTATTTCGCAGAACAGAAATCGTCTTACGCATGCAGTTTGCGGTGCTGGAAAAACGGAGATCCTTTTTGCAGCAATTTACGATTCACTGAAAGCAGGAAAAAGAGTTTGTGTGGCAACACCTAGAACCGATGTCGTCTTAGAATTGTATCCGCGTTTTCAACAGGTGTTCCAAAAGATTACGATTCATGCGCTATACGGCGGCGCGGAAAATAACACCGAGTTTGCGCAGCTTGTTCTGGCGACAACACATCAGCTTTACCGGTTTGAGCATGCATTTGATGTCATGATTGTCGATGAAGCGGATGCCTTCCCGTACACGTATGATGAAGCATTGCAGCGTGCAGTACTGAAAGCGAAAAAAACGGATGCCCCTATTGCATTCGTTACAGCCACTCCGTCGAACAAATTGCTCCTGCAGCAAAAAACAGAAAACTGGGGCTACTCATTTATCGCAAGAAGATTCCATGGTCATCCTTTACCAGTTCCGAGGTTCCAAACGCTATGGAATTACGAGAAATTATTAAAGAAAAACAAAATCCCACAAAAGCTCAAAAGTTGGCTCGAACACAGACTTCAGAAGAACGAACCTTTCCTCATTTTCTTCCCGACAATCGAACTAATGGAACAGGCAACACCCCTCTTTCAAAAAATAGAATCTACTATTGAAAGTGTCCATTCCGAAGACCCTGATCGGAAAGAAAAAGTATTGCAATTGCGCAATGAACAACGAAAAGGTTTACTGACGACTACTATTCTGGAGCGCGGAATCACAATTAAAAATGTCCAGGTTGCCGTAGTCGGTGCGGAAAATCCTGTTTTCACATCAAGTGCACTTATTCAAATTAGCGGAAGAGTTGGTCGAAATGTGAAGTACCCTACTGGTGATATTGTATTTTTCCACCATGGAATCACGATGGAAATGGACCGGGCACGCAATAATATATTGGAGATGAACCGCCATGAATAA
- the fliW gene encoding flagellar assembly protein FliW codes for MNITTAYMGEVELNPSQIIKFEHGLPGFEGEKEFIQLPLSEGSAFQALQSVNTPELAFIITTPYAAVADYSFELDESVTKALAINSNKEVAVFAIVSLKDTLEASTVNLKAPIILNTENQKAKQIILQEDYAIRHKLIAEKKEV; via the coding sequence ATGAACATTACAACTGCCTATATGGGCGAAGTCGAACTCAATCCGTCGCAAATTATAAAATTCGAGCACGGTCTGCCCGGGTTTGAAGGTGAAAAAGAATTTATTCAGCTGCCATTGTCGGAGGGAAGCGCATTCCAGGCATTGCAGTCCGTGAATACCCCGGAATTGGCATTTATTATTACAACACCGTACGCTGCAGTGGCCGATTACAGCTTTGAGCTGGATGAGTCTGTTACGAAAGCGCTGGCTATTAACAGCAATAAAGAGGTCGCGGTTTTTGCGATTGTCTCTTTAAAGGACACACTGGAAGCCTCAACGGTGAATTTAAAGGCACCGATTATTTTGAATACGGAAAACCAAAAAGCAAAGCAGATTATTCTGCAGGAAGACTACGCCATTCGCCACAAATTAATTGCAGAAAAGAAGGAGGTATGA
- the flgL gene encoding flagellar hook-associated protein FlgL, whose product MRVTQSMLSGNMLRNLSNSYSAMGKLQEQVNTGKKVNRPSDDPVTAMKGINYRAELNNVEQFSRNIGEAYNWLDTTDDTYDKIGSALQRANELMVQASSDSANADDRKKIDNELQQLREHVQNLANTKIGDRYIFSGTKTTTAPFDGEKYANDKSFKNTIEIEVFTGIMLPINVTPIDMFKEIDTMFADISTAIEGNAPGSDLSKHLSTIDKNMNKLLEARAGVGARQNRIELMDTRLQSQELIATKRMSENEDIDYEKTITQMITQESIHRAALSVGAKIIQPSLADFLR is encoded by the coding sequence ATGCGTGTGACACAATCAATGCTTTCAGGCAATATGCTGCGTAATTTATCAAACAGCTATTCAGCAATGGGCAAACTTCAGGAGCAGGTCAACACAGGGAAAAAAGTGAACCGTCCATCAGATGATCCTGTAACTGCGATGAAAGGAATCAACTACCGTGCCGAGCTGAACAATGTTGAGCAATTTTCCCGCAATATCGGTGAAGCGTATAACTGGCTTGATACGACAGACGACACATATGATAAAATCGGTTCTGCTCTGCAGCGCGCGAACGAATTGATGGTACAGGCTTCATCGGATTCAGCCAATGCTGACGACCGCAAAAAAATAGACAACGAGCTTCAACAATTACGTGAGCATGTACAAAACTTGGCCAACACGAAAATCGGAGACCGCTATATTTTCAGCGGGACTAAAACAACAACGGCTCCTTTCGATGGAGAAAAGTATGCCAATGATAAATCGTTTAAAAATACGATTGAAATTGAAGTGTTTACCGGGATTATGCTGCCGATCAATGTAACACCAATCGATATGTTTAAAGAGATCGATACGATGTTTGCGGATATCAGTACTGCGATTGAAGGAAATGCTCCAGGCAGTGATTTATCGAAACACCTTTCAACAATTGACAAAAACATGAATAAACTCCTTGAAGCAAGAGCAGGTGTCGGTGCACGTCAAAACCGTATAGAATTAATGGATACAAGATTGCAGTCACAGGAATTGATTGCGACTAAGCGCATGTCTGAAAACGAAGACATCGACTACGAAAAAACGATTACACAAATGATTACACAGGAATCAATTCACCGTGCCGCTTTATCGGTAGGGGCAAAAATCATTCAGCCATCATTAGCAGACTTTTTAAGATAA
- a CDS encoding flagellin: protein MNQTKNSILSQAAQAMLAQSNQLPQGVLQLLR from the coding sequence ATGAACCAAACTAAGAATTCTATTCTTTCTCAAGCAGCACAAGCAATGTTGGCTCAATCGAATCAACTGCCTCAAGGAGTGCTACAACTCCTGAGATAA
- the csrA gene encoding carbon storage regulator CsrA: MLVLTRKVGETIWIDEEIEIVITEVKGDQIKVGIRAPRHVDIIRGELRKDISDSNTEAAVKDLSLFDRLK; encoded by the coding sequence ATGCTGGTATTAACACGGAAAGTAGGCGAAACGATCTGGATCGATGAGGAGATTGAAATCGTCATCACAGAAGTCAAAGGCGACCAGATAAAAGTAGGCATCCGGGCACCAAGGCATGTGGACATCATCCGCGGTGAGTTGAGGAAGGATATTTCCGATTCTAATACAGAGGCGGCAGTGAAAGATTTATCGCTGTTTGATAGATTGAAGTAA
- a CDS encoding TIGR03826 family flagellar region protein: MAELRNCPGCNGFFNYTGLRDVCHNCAQKEEDQYQEVYRFLRKRENRAANVDRIVEATGVERDLLYKWVRKGRLHTAMFPNLGYPCDNCGRLTTTGKLCEKCQNELKSELRTLEAAQEFREEMKRQKRATYLSIKK; encoded by the coding sequence ATGGCTGAATTAAGAAATTGCCCAGGCTGTAACGGTTTTTTTAACTACACGGGCTTGAGGGATGTTTGCCATAACTGCGCGCAAAAAGAAGAGGACCAATATCAGGAGGTGTATCGTTTCCTGCGTAAGCGTGAAAACCGTGCAGCGAATGTCGACCGAATTGTCGAGGCAACAGGGGTTGAGCGGGACTTGCTCTATAAATGGGTGCGAAAAGGGCGGCTGCACACGGCGATGTTTCCGAACCTTGGCTACCCGTGTGACAACTGCGGTCGTTTAACCACTACAGGGAAACTATGCGAGAAATGCCAAAATGAATTAAAATCAGAATTGCGTACATTGGAAGCAGCACAGGAATTCCGAGAAGAGATGAAGCGTCAAAAACGTGCAACTTATCTCTCTATAAAAAAATAA
- the flgK gene encoding flagellar hook-associated protein FlgK, with protein sequence MRSTFMGLEASKRGLFTQQSALYTTGHNISNANTDGYSRQRVNMETTPGFPSPGLNTGKSAGHIGTGVQAHSVQRIRDSFVDQQYRQETHKLGYWQTRSHSISQLEDVLNEPSDYGLSESLNELWNSLQDLNVHPENGGSRAVVVQRGIAVADSFHYMYNSIKKIQDNAGAEIGIQLRDANSILKQIGDLNAQIQTIEPNGYMPNDLYDARDNLIDELATHFPIEVKRSEKGSGGNSLAIAEGPVTVSLILKDGSKLKLVDGKDYAQFRTDGADDGVTPTGDMTGISLVKMDKDGNDTALPADWSQTGTTVDINDFSDLGKFKSLVNSYGYTNNNSETTGLFPEMINKLNDMAKAFSEKFNEIHKSGTGLEGNQGVDFFISNDPLVPGITAENISVSDTIIKDPNKIAASDSDVGNPEAGNGNNALLLANMKFNSLEELDHLSVQTYFEGLIGQLGVDGQQATRLEYNAETLQQAVKERRDSVSSVSIDEEMTNMITFQQAYNANARMITVIDETLDKIINGMGRAGL encoded by the coding sequence ATGCGTTCAACATTTATGGGACTTGAAGCAAGCAAGCGCGGTCTATTCACGCAGCAATCAGCGCTTTACACAACAGGACATAATATTTCAAATGCCAATACAGATGGCTATTCGCGTCAGCGCGTAAATATGGAAACAACACCGGGATTCCCGAGTCCGGGTTTAAATACAGGTAAATCAGCAGGACATATCGGAACAGGGGTACAGGCGCATTCTGTACAGCGGATTCGTGATAGTTTCGTTGATCAGCAATACAGACAGGAAACGCATAAACTTGGTTACTGGCAGACAAGATCGCATTCTATCAGTCAACTGGAAGATGTGCTAAATGAGCCATCTGACTACGGGTTGTCAGAATCATTGAATGAGCTATGGAATTCGCTGCAGGATTTAAATGTCCATCCGGAAAACGGCGGATCGCGTGCGGTTGTCGTACAGCGCGGGATTGCCGTGGCGGATTCTTTCCACTACATGTATAACTCGATTAAAAAAATCCAGGACAATGCAGGTGCGGAAATCGGTATTCAGTTAAGAGATGCGAACTCGATTTTGAAGCAAATTGGTGATTTAAATGCACAAATCCAGACAATCGAACCGAATGGCTATATGCCGAACGATTTATATGATGCGCGTGATAATTTAATAGATGAGCTGGCGACTCACTTCCCGATTGAAGTGAAGCGTTCGGAAAAGGGTTCAGGCGGAAATTCTTTAGCGATTGCAGAAGGACCTGTTACCGTTTCACTTATTTTAAAAGACGGCTCAAAGCTTAAACTGGTAGACGGGAAAGATTATGCACAGTTCCGTACAGATGGAGCGGATGATGGCGTCACACCAACTGGCGATATGACAGGAATTTCCCTTGTGAAAATGGACAAAGACGGAAATGATACTGCACTCCCGGCTGATTGGTCTCAAACAGGCACTACTGTCGATATTAACGACTTTAGCGATCTCGGGAAATTTAAATCATTAGTCAATTCCTACGGTTATACAAACAATAACAGTGAGACAACAGGTCTTTTTCCGGAAATGATTAATAAATTGAATGACATGGCCAAAGCTTTTTCTGAAAAGTTCAATGAAATCCACAAAAGCGGAACGGGTTTAGAGGGCAACCAAGGTGTAGACTTCTTCATATCAAATGATCCGCTAGTACCGGGCATTACAGCAGAAAACATCTCTGTGTCTGACACAATCATAAAAGATCCGAACAAAATCGCGGCTTCAGATTCAGATGTCGGCAATCCAGAAGCAGGAAACGGTAATAATGCGCTTCTTCTGGCCAACATGAAATTTAATTCGCTGGAAGAGCTGGATCATCTGAGTGTCCAAACCTACTTCGAAGGGCTGATCGGCCAGCTCGGTGTAGATGGTCAGCAGGCGACACGACTTGAATACAATGCAGAGACACTTCAGCAGGCGGTGAAAGAACGCCGTGACTCGGTAAGTTCTGTATCAATTGATGAAGAAATGACAAATATGATTACATTCCAGCAGGCGTACAATGCCAATGCCCGTATGATTACCGTAATCGATGAAACACTCGATAAAATCATCAACGGTATGGGCCGCGCCGGATTATAG
- a CDS encoding DUF6470 family protein has protein sequence MNIPQIQLQTTRGQIGLTTKKPVQQIEQPKAELYLQQPKAEMSIRTTKSKLTSDTVEMRESLDLKSSASRTAEVAQYSAQTAMEGLARRVQEGGELMKIENGGNPLAEQAKRTGKQPYSSLGIKFIPQAGSVKISFTPGSADTQVESQKVINNTKTNKPIHTYTPGKVNVEMLQHPSLKIDWHI, from the coding sequence ATGAATATCCCGCAAATACAACTACAGACAACAAGAGGGCAAATCGGACTGACAACAAAAAAACCGGTCCAGCAAATTGAGCAGCCAAAAGCCGAGTTGTATCTGCAGCAGCCAAAAGCCGAGATGTCAATCCGCACAACTAAGTCGAAACTGACCAGTGATACAGTGGAAATGCGCGAAAGCCTCGATTTAAAAAGCTCGGCTAGCCGGACAGCAGAAGTTGCCCAGTACAGTGCGCAAACCGCAATGGAAGGACTAGCAAGACGCGTTCAGGAAGGCGGCGAGCTCATGAAGATTGAAAACGGCGGCAATCCGTTGGCAGAACAGGCGAAAAGAACAGGAAAACAACCATATTCCAGCTTAGGAATTAAATTTATCCCGCAGGCCGGTAGTGTCAAAATAAGTTTCACACCGGGTTCAGCAGATACTCAAGTGGAGTCGCAAAAGGTGATCAACAATACGAAAACAAACAAGCCAATCCATACCTATACACCGGGGAAAGTGAATGTGGAAATGCTGCAGCACCCGTCTCTGAAAATCGATTGGCATATATAA
- the flgM gene encoding flagellar biosynthesis anti-sigma factor FlgM, with amino-acid sequence MKINPIGLQGINLYNKQARPVKTTETQKSFADQIEISTKAKEMQANSTYANERAERVKKIKEDIDSGNYKVDAKQVAEDMLKFYRGK; translated from the coding sequence ATGAAGATTAATCCAATCGGTTTGCAAGGAATCAATCTGTACAACAAGCAGGCACGTCCTGTGAAAACTACTGAAACTCAAAAATCATTTGCAGACCAGATCGAAATTTCAACAAAAGCAAAAGAGATGCAGGCGAATTCGACCTATGCAAATGAGCGTGCAGAACGTGTGAAAAAAATTAAAGAAGATATTGATTCTGGAAACTACAAGGTAGACGCAAAGCAGGTTGCTGAAGACATGCTCAAATTCTACCGCGGCAAATAA
- a CDS encoding ComF family protein, with amino-acid sequence MNKQILNCLLCDRELHQSIGWKELLLKTLPQTICPRCEQRFQRIEMQQEEGVISLFHYNEAMKDYLHRYKFLHDLLLAKVFNKIIHEQLKDETRLIIPIPMHPENLKLRTFAHIDELLKAANIPFVHHLTKISNEQQSLKSREERLKTPQLFEVINPTAIKDKNLLVVDDIYTTGTTLNHAKKALLEAGAKTVDGFTLIHG; translated from the coding sequence ATGAATAAGCAAATCCTGAATTGCCTCTTATGTGATCGCGAGCTTCATCAAAGCATTGGTTGGAAGGAACTGCTTCTTAAAACACTGCCTCAAACAATTTGCCCTCGCTGTGAACAACGCTTTCAACGAATCGAGATGCAACAGGAAGAGGGAGTCATATCTTTATTTCACTATAATGAAGCAATGAAAGATTATTTGCACCGCTATAAGTTCCTTCACGATTTACTCCTTGCAAAAGTATTCAATAAAATCATCCATGAGCAGCTCAAAGACGAAACCCGCCTCATTATCCCGATTCCGATGCACCCCGAAAATTTGAAACTAAGAACGTTTGCACATATCGATGAATTGCTGAAAGCGGCGAATATCCCGTTTGTCCACCATTTAACAAAGATATCGAACGAACAGCAATCACTTAAAAGTAGAGAAGAACGACTAAAAACCCCACAACTTTTTGAAGTCATCAATCCAACTGCAATAAAAGATAAAAATTTACTTGTAGTTGACGATATTTATACTACAGGGACAACATTAAACCATGCGAAAAAGGCACTGCTCGAAGCCGGTGCGAAAACAGTGGACGGATTCACATTAATCCATGGGTAA